The following proteins are co-located in the Neodiprion virginianus isolate iyNeoVirg1 chromosome 6, iyNeoVirg1.1, whole genome shotgun sequence genome:
- the LOC124306656 gene encoding Kv channel-interacting protein 1-like isoform X1: protein MYSVHVTPGGSSSKTSTARGHPGSEITYKARRRESVPIRVINYLRSQFKAGDIPEGELEELTGVLASTGGGALTLGGRHRPEELTTLAATTRFSRKEIQLIYRGFKQECPSGLVDEEAFKQIFSQFFPQGDASQYAHYVFNTMKRKQSGKISFEEFLTILSKVSRGSVEEKLQWVFGLYDLDGDGLISKDEMLDVVGSIYEMLGRYTQPQCAEPQLAAREHVERIFHLMDTNKDGVVTIEELVQWCSKDEQLLRSLDTLDTVL from the exons atgtaCAGCGTTCACGTGACACCCGGAGGATCTTCGAGCAAGACAAGCACCGCGAGAGGACACCCGGGCAGTGAAATCACTTACAAGGCTCGACGTCGAGAATCTGTGCCAATTCGTGTCATCAACTATCTACGATCCCAATTCAAAGCCGGCGACATACCAG AGGGTGAGCTTGAAGAATTGACCGGAGTGTTGGCCAGTACCGGAGGGGGAGCTTTGACGCTCGGGGGACGCCACAGGCCGGAAGAGTTGACTACGCTGGCTGCAACCACTCGGTTTTCACGTAAGGAAATCCAGCTCATCTACAGAGGATTCAAGCAAGAGTGTCCTTCCGGTCTCGTGGACGAGGAAGCCttcaaacagattttttcCCAATTCTTTCCCCAAGGAG ATGCGAGTCAATACGCGCACTATGTATTCAATACGATGAAGCGCAAACAGTCCGGTAAAATAAGCTTTGAG GAATTTCTAACTATTTTATCAAAAGTATCCCGTGGGTCGGTCGAAGAGAAACTCCAATGGGTATTTGGGCTCTATGATCTGGATGGTGACGGGCTGATTAGCAAAGACGAGATGCTGGATGTTGTTGGTTCGATTTATGAAATGCTTGGACGATACACGCAGCCCCAATGCGCTGAGCCTCAATTAGCGGCCCGGGAGCACGTCGAACGTATATTTCAC TTAATGGATACAAATAAGGATGGTGTGGTGACAATCGAGGAATTGGTCCAGTGGTGTTCCAAAGATGAGCAGCTTCTTCGCAGCTTGGACACCCTAGATACAGTATTGTGA
- the LOC124306642 gene encoding uncharacterized protein LOC124306642 isoform X2 — protein sequence MRSDTYKQLLIEVLQAARCGNEQEVDKLLADMRQTRKKRIRKGKPMKLSLSSTPIHSPVYDMADDYYAAQHRLPYQWVGAEEEIPNRQDESNRVPQYEEFRQFLLRRIQRDYQTYNTNNDDNNNNLDMNDRLNSGNHGGLINARNEIDPIASIAPLNSLETVQAYSEQVHVQNGAFDYQILEDPTGNGNTSILLRRMLQAPVGADLGEIASPEAQGSSCRIWGGVEYNHGQTNLLDNSDTLSANSEMNGNEEINNWPIGSEYYKFVNSVRDQLILNPGNVTTGRTFDDQPVAAGQFSGTVINTEENAGVQYQLLYANQFNDIQPNCPQPWEMVRAAAPFDVEDLTDEKGGNYAAKTLPAPGGSYYDAACNVVGYASSRPLEYDPLQQDFPAEEGAATVYPGSQNCVVDHCGSNAAAPSRPERKFYHDMSNGSEMYSPQRPAKSINETAGNYSFVKPLGYSGNYNATSDIQQQTTAGFAPLMQNLSFTSTSSCNKHIDNFSQLQTTQTEAINRAGNFGCYTYNGPRKVDDQPTIDAQQLCIEAGGMPITVTKPEAEGESRARRQNKTVLMGSASTTLESDVTTSLEPFWPQRPTIGKMTENYLENILNLNTYGYIDYSRIDQTSCIYCYAAPIVTQRLFSGSSPCSQKRRFIAEYRQHTFSPYWLLYDDTRTGMQMSKNIKVIDKDKDANESRRCDGTIPADSEEDANGNEYNVSQPQAVQLDMNNIQNIELNGNELQAFRLDKEQITAEFVVEESPSADPPESKWPEQNVKSVSTRSDSNDPENTQLLPNLKNMSPKDLVDRDVISDSTATERGIPNSKARD from the exons ATGCGGTCtgatacatac AAACAGCTTCTGATCGAGGTCCTGCAAGCCGCGAGATGTGGAAATGAACAAGAAGTCGACAAATTGCTGGCCGATATGAGACAGACGCGCAAGAAGAGAATACGTAAAGGGAAACCGATGAAATTGAGCTTGTCTTCAACACCAATTCACAGCCCCGTTTACGACATGGCCGACGATTATTACGCAGCTCAACATCGTCTGCCTTATCAATGG GTCGGGGCCGAGGAAGAAATCCCAAACAGGCAAGATGAGTCAAATCGTGTTCCACAATACGAAGAATTTCGCCAATTTCTGCTCCGTCGTATACAAAGAGACTATCAGACATACAACACGAACAACGatgacaacaacaacaacttaGACATGAACGACAGGTTGAACTCTGGTAATCACGGCGGTCTGATCAATGCCAGAAACGAAATTGACCCGATCGCAAGCATCGCTCCGTTGAACAGCTTGGAAACAGTCCAGGCGTACTCTGAACAAGTCCACGTACAAAATGGTGCCTTTGACTACCAAATTCTGGAAGATCCGACCGGCAACGGAAATACATCGATATTGCTTAGGCGGATGCTTCAAGCACCGGTCGGTGCGGATCTGGGGGAAATTGCAAGCCCCGAGGCGCAGGGCTCGAGCTGCCGAATTTGGGGGGGCGTTGAGTACAATCACGGCCAAACCAATCTGCTCGATAATTCTGACACCCTTTCCGCCAACTCGGAAATGAATGGAAACGAGGAAATCAACAACTGGCCGATCGGCTCCGAGTACTACAAATTCGTCAACAGTGTGAGGGATCAGTTGATCCTGAACCCTGGCAACGTGACGACCGGTCGAACTTTCGACGATCAACCGGTCGCTGCGGGGCAGTTCTCTGGAACCGTTATCAACACAGAGGAAAACGCGGGTGTACAGTACCAGCTGCTTTACGCCAACCAGTTCAACGACATTCAACCCAACTGTCCGCAGCCGTGGGAAATGGTGCGGGCTGCCGCTCCTTTCGACGTGGAGGATTTGACCGACGAAAAGGGCGGCAACTACGCGGCGAAGACGCTGCCTGCGCCCGGCGGTTCGTACTACGACGCGGCCTGCAACGTCGTGGGTTACGCAAGTTCCAGGCCCCTGGAGTACGATCCTCTGCAGCAAGACTTCCCGGCCGAAGAGGGGGCCGCCACTGTTTATCCAGGTAGTCAGAACTGTGTCGTCGATCATTGCGGCAGCAACGCCGCGGCTCCTTCGCGTCCCGAAAGAAAGTTTTACCACGACATGAGCAATGGCTCAGAGATGTATTCGCCTCAGCGTCCAGCGAAGTCGATCAACGAAACTGCCGGGAATTACTCCTTTGTCAAACCTCTCGGTTATTCAGGGAATTACAACGCGACGTCCGATATTCAGCAACAAACCACCGCCGGCTTTGCGCCCTTGATGCAAAATCTGTCGTTCACCTCTACCTCCTCCTGTAATAAACACatcgataatttttctcagttgCAAACAACGCAAACCGAAGCAATCAATCGCGCGGGTAATTTTGGGTGTTATACCTACAACGGACCTCGAAAGGTTGACGATCAGCCAACGATCGATGCTCAGCAGTTGTGTATCGAGGCCGGGGGCATGCCGATTACGGTAACGAAGCCGGAAGCGGAAGGAGAGAGCCGAGCTCGGCGTCAGAACAAAACCGTGCTGATGGGAAGCGCTTCGACGACTCTCGAGTCGGACGTTACGACGAGTTTGGAACCTTTTTGGCCCCAGAGACCAACCATCGGCAAGATGACGGAAAATTATCTCGAGAATATTTTGAACTTGAACACTTACGGGTACATAGATTACTCGAGAATCGATCAGACTTCGTGCATCTACTGCTACGCCGCCCCGATTGTCACCCAAAGATTGTTTTCCGGTAGTTCGCCATGCTCGCAGAAGCGGCGGTTTATCGCTGAGTATAGGCAGCACACGTTCTCACCGTACTGGCTTTTATACGACGACACTAGGACCGGCATGCAGATGTCGAAAAATATCAAGGTTATCGATAAAGATAAGGACGCAAACGAATCCCGTAGGTGCGACGGTACGATCCCTGCTGATTCCGAGGAGGACGCTAACGGGAACGAGTATAATGTCTCACAGCCGCAAGCGGTCCAACTGGATATGAATAATATCCAGAATATCGAACTGAATGGCAATGAGTTGCAAGCGTTTCGGCTAGACAAAGAGCAGATAACAGCGGAATTCGTTGTTGAAGAGAGTCCGTCGGCCGACCCGCCGGAATCAAAATGGCCCGAACAGAACGTCAAGTCTGTAAGCACACGTAGCGACAGTAACGACCCGGAAAATACGCAGTTATTGCCGAATCTGAAGAAC ATGAGTCCTAAGGATCTAGTTGATCGGGATGTAATCTCTGATAGCACTGCTACGGAACGGGGCATCCCGAACTCGAAAGCGAGAGACTAA
- the LOC124306642 gene encoding uncharacterized protein LOC124306642 isoform X1, producing MQSGNDISNLSYKELQALALRYRVPGNIKKQLLIEVLQAARCGNEQEVDKLLADMRQTRKKRIRKGKPMKLSLSSTPIHSPVYDMADDYYAAQHRLPYQWVGAEEEIPNRQDESNRVPQYEEFRQFLLRRIQRDYQTYNTNNDDNNNNLDMNDRLNSGNHGGLINARNEIDPIASIAPLNSLETVQAYSEQVHVQNGAFDYQILEDPTGNGNTSILLRRMLQAPVGADLGEIASPEAQGSSCRIWGGVEYNHGQTNLLDNSDTLSANSEMNGNEEINNWPIGSEYYKFVNSVRDQLILNPGNVTTGRTFDDQPVAAGQFSGTVINTEENAGVQYQLLYANQFNDIQPNCPQPWEMVRAAAPFDVEDLTDEKGGNYAAKTLPAPGGSYYDAACNVVGYASSRPLEYDPLQQDFPAEEGAATVYPGSQNCVVDHCGSNAAAPSRPERKFYHDMSNGSEMYSPQRPAKSINETAGNYSFVKPLGYSGNYNATSDIQQQTTAGFAPLMQNLSFTSTSSCNKHIDNFSQLQTTQTEAINRAGNFGCYTYNGPRKVDDQPTIDAQQLCIEAGGMPITVTKPEAEGESRARRQNKTVLMGSASTTLESDVTTSLEPFWPQRPTIGKMTENYLENILNLNTYGYIDYSRIDQTSCIYCYAAPIVTQRLFSGSSPCSQKRRFIAEYRQHTFSPYWLLYDDTRTGMQMSKNIKVIDKDKDANESRRCDGTIPADSEEDANGNEYNVSQPQAVQLDMNNIQNIELNGNELQAFRLDKEQITAEFVVEESPSADPPESKWPEQNVKSVSTRSDSNDPENTQLLPNLKNMSPKDLVDRDVISDSTATERGIPNSKARD from the exons ATGCAGAGTGGAAATGATATCTCTAATCTGTCGTACAAGGAACTTCAAGCCCTGGCACTGCGGTACAGAGTCCCGGGTAACATCAAG AAACAGCTTCTGATCGAGGTCCTGCAAGCCGCGAGATGTGGAAATGAACAAGAAGTCGACAAATTGCTGGCCGATATGAGACAGACGCGCAAGAAGAGAATACGTAAAGGGAAACCGATGAAATTGAGCTTGTCTTCAACACCAATTCACAGCCCCGTTTACGACATGGCCGACGATTATTACGCAGCTCAACATCGTCTGCCTTATCAATGG GTCGGGGCCGAGGAAGAAATCCCAAACAGGCAAGATGAGTCAAATCGTGTTCCACAATACGAAGAATTTCGCCAATTTCTGCTCCGTCGTATACAAAGAGACTATCAGACATACAACACGAACAACGatgacaacaacaacaacttaGACATGAACGACAGGTTGAACTCTGGTAATCACGGCGGTCTGATCAATGCCAGAAACGAAATTGACCCGATCGCAAGCATCGCTCCGTTGAACAGCTTGGAAACAGTCCAGGCGTACTCTGAACAAGTCCACGTACAAAATGGTGCCTTTGACTACCAAATTCTGGAAGATCCGACCGGCAACGGAAATACATCGATATTGCTTAGGCGGATGCTTCAAGCACCGGTCGGTGCGGATCTGGGGGAAATTGCAAGCCCCGAGGCGCAGGGCTCGAGCTGCCGAATTTGGGGGGGCGTTGAGTACAATCACGGCCAAACCAATCTGCTCGATAATTCTGACACCCTTTCCGCCAACTCGGAAATGAATGGAAACGAGGAAATCAACAACTGGCCGATCGGCTCCGAGTACTACAAATTCGTCAACAGTGTGAGGGATCAGTTGATCCTGAACCCTGGCAACGTGACGACCGGTCGAACTTTCGACGATCAACCGGTCGCTGCGGGGCAGTTCTCTGGAACCGTTATCAACACAGAGGAAAACGCGGGTGTACAGTACCAGCTGCTTTACGCCAACCAGTTCAACGACATTCAACCCAACTGTCCGCAGCCGTGGGAAATGGTGCGGGCTGCCGCTCCTTTCGACGTGGAGGATTTGACCGACGAAAAGGGCGGCAACTACGCGGCGAAGACGCTGCCTGCGCCCGGCGGTTCGTACTACGACGCGGCCTGCAACGTCGTGGGTTACGCAAGTTCCAGGCCCCTGGAGTACGATCCTCTGCAGCAAGACTTCCCGGCCGAAGAGGGGGCCGCCACTGTTTATCCAGGTAGTCAGAACTGTGTCGTCGATCATTGCGGCAGCAACGCCGCGGCTCCTTCGCGTCCCGAAAGAAAGTTTTACCACGACATGAGCAATGGCTCAGAGATGTATTCGCCTCAGCGTCCAGCGAAGTCGATCAACGAAACTGCCGGGAATTACTCCTTTGTCAAACCTCTCGGTTATTCAGGGAATTACAACGCGACGTCCGATATTCAGCAACAAACCACCGCCGGCTTTGCGCCCTTGATGCAAAATCTGTCGTTCACCTCTACCTCCTCCTGTAATAAACACatcgataatttttctcagttgCAAACAACGCAAACCGAAGCAATCAATCGCGCGGGTAATTTTGGGTGTTATACCTACAACGGACCTCGAAAGGTTGACGATCAGCCAACGATCGATGCTCAGCAGTTGTGTATCGAGGCCGGGGGCATGCCGATTACGGTAACGAAGCCGGAAGCGGAAGGAGAGAGCCGAGCTCGGCGTCAGAACAAAACCGTGCTGATGGGAAGCGCTTCGACGACTCTCGAGTCGGACGTTACGACGAGTTTGGAACCTTTTTGGCCCCAGAGACCAACCATCGGCAAGATGACGGAAAATTATCTCGAGAATATTTTGAACTTGAACACTTACGGGTACATAGATTACTCGAGAATCGATCAGACTTCGTGCATCTACTGCTACGCCGCCCCGATTGTCACCCAAAGATTGTTTTCCGGTAGTTCGCCATGCTCGCAGAAGCGGCGGTTTATCGCTGAGTATAGGCAGCACACGTTCTCACCGTACTGGCTTTTATACGACGACACTAGGACCGGCATGCAGATGTCGAAAAATATCAAGGTTATCGATAAAGATAAGGACGCAAACGAATCCCGTAGGTGCGACGGTACGATCCCTGCTGATTCCGAGGAGGACGCTAACGGGAACGAGTATAATGTCTCACAGCCGCAAGCGGTCCAACTGGATATGAATAATATCCAGAATATCGAACTGAATGGCAATGAGTTGCAAGCGTTTCGGCTAGACAAAGAGCAGATAACAGCGGAATTCGTTGTTGAAGAGAGTCCGTCGGCCGACCCGCCGGAATCAAAATGGCCCGAACAGAACGTCAAGTCTGTAAGCACACGTAGCGACAGTAACGACCCGGAAAATACGCAGTTATTGCCGAATCTGAAGAAC ATGAGTCCTAAGGATCTAGTTGATCGGGATGTAATCTCTGATAGCACTGCTACGGAACGGGGCATCCCGAACTCGAAAGCGAGAGACTAA
- the LOC124306642 gene encoding uncharacterized protein LOC124306642 isoform X3 codes for MRQTRKKRIRKGKPMKLSLSSTPIHSPVYDMADDYYAAQHRLPYQWVGAEEEIPNRQDESNRVPQYEEFRQFLLRRIQRDYQTYNTNNDDNNNNLDMNDRLNSGNHGGLINARNEIDPIASIAPLNSLETVQAYSEQVHVQNGAFDYQILEDPTGNGNTSILLRRMLQAPVGADLGEIASPEAQGSSCRIWGGVEYNHGQTNLLDNSDTLSANSEMNGNEEINNWPIGSEYYKFVNSVRDQLILNPGNVTTGRTFDDQPVAAGQFSGTVINTEENAGVQYQLLYANQFNDIQPNCPQPWEMVRAAAPFDVEDLTDEKGGNYAAKTLPAPGGSYYDAACNVVGYASSRPLEYDPLQQDFPAEEGAATVYPGSQNCVVDHCGSNAAAPSRPERKFYHDMSNGSEMYSPQRPAKSINETAGNYSFVKPLGYSGNYNATSDIQQQTTAGFAPLMQNLSFTSTSSCNKHIDNFSQLQTTQTEAINRAGNFGCYTYNGPRKVDDQPTIDAQQLCIEAGGMPITVTKPEAEGESRARRQNKTVLMGSASTTLESDVTTSLEPFWPQRPTIGKMTENYLENILNLNTYGYIDYSRIDQTSCIYCYAAPIVTQRLFSGSSPCSQKRRFIAEYRQHTFSPYWLLYDDTRTGMQMSKNIKVIDKDKDANESRRCDGTIPADSEEDANGNEYNVSQPQAVQLDMNNIQNIELNGNELQAFRLDKEQITAEFVVEESPSADPPESKWPEQNVKSVSTRSDSNDPENTQLLPNLKNMSPKDLVDRDVISDSTATERGIPNSKARD; via the exons ATGAGACAGACGCGCAAGAAGAGAATACGTAAAGGGAAACCGATGAAATTGAGCTTGTCTTCAACACCAATTCACAGCCCCGTTTACGACATGGCCGACGATTATTACGCAGCTCAACATCGTCTGCCTTATCAATGG GTCGGGGCCGAGGAAGAAATCCCAAACAGGCAAGATGAGTCAAATCGTGTTCCACAATACGAAGAATTTCGCCAATTTCTGCTCCGTCGTATACAAAGAGACTATCAGACATACAACACGAACAACGatgacaacaacaacaacttaGACATGAACGACAGGTTGAACTCTGGTAATCACGGCGGTCTGATCAATGCCAGAAACGAAATTGACCCGATCGCAAGCATCGCTCCGTTGAACAGCTTGGAAACAGTCCAGGCGTACTCTGAACAAGTCCACGTACAAAATGGTGCCTTTGACTACCAAATTCTGGAAGATCCGACCGGCAACGGAAATACATCGATATTGCTTAGGCGGATGCTTCAAGCACCGGTCGGTGCGGATCTGGGGGAAATTGCAAGCCCCGAGGCGCAGGGCTCGAGCTGCCGAATTTGGGGGGGCGTTGAGTACAATCACGGCCAAACCAATCTGCTCGATAATTCTGACACCCTTTCCGCCAACTCGGAAATGAATGGAAACGAGGAAATCAACAACTGGCCGATCGGCTCCGAGTACTACAAATTCGTCAACAGTGTGAGGGATCAGTTGATCCTGAACCCTGGCAACGTGACGACCGGTCGAACTTTCGACGATCAACCGGTCGCTGCGGGGCAGTTCTCTGGAACCGTTATCAACACAGAGGAAAACGCGGGTGTACAGTACCAGCTGCTTTACGCCAACCAGTTCAACGACATTCAACCCAACTGTCCGCAGCCGTGGGAAATGGTGCGGGCTGCCGCTCCTTTCGACGTGGAGGATTTGACCGACGAAAAGGGCGGCAACTACGCGGCGAAGACGCTGCCTGCGCCCGGCGGTTCGTACTACGACGCGGCCTGCAACGTCGTGGGTTACGCAAGTTCCAGGCCCCTGGAGTACGATCCTCTGCAGCAAGACTTCCCGGCCGAAGAGGGGGCCGCCACTGTTTATCCAGGTAGTCAGAACTGTGTCGTCGATCATTGCGGCAGCAACGCCGCGGCTCCTTCGCGTCCCGAAAGAAAGTTTTACCACGACATGAGCAATGGCTCAGAGATGTATTCGCCTCAGCGTCCAGCGAAGTCGATCAACGAAACTGCCGGGAATTACTCCTTTGTCAAACCTCTCGGTTATTCAGGGAATTACAACGCGACGTCCGATATTCAGCAACAAACCACCGCCGGCTTTGCGCCCTTGATGCAAAATCTGTCGTTCACCTCTACCTCCTCCTGTAATAAACACatcgataatttttctcagttgCAAACAACGCAAACCGAAGCAATCAATCGCGCGGGTAATTTTGGGTGTTATACCTACAACGGACCTCGAAAGGTTGACGATCAGCCAACGATCGATGCTCAGCAGTTGTGTATCGAGGCCGGGGGCATGCCGATTACGGTAACGAAGCCGGAAGCGGAAGGAGAGAGCCGAGCTCGGCGTCAGAACAAAACCGTGCTGATGGGAAGCGCTTCGACGACTCTCGAGTCGGACGTTACGACGAGTTTGGAACCTTTTTGGCCCCAGAGACCAACCATCGGCAAGATGACGGAAAATTATCTCGAGAATATTTTGAACTTGAACACTTACGGGTACATAGATTACTCGAGAATCGATCAGACTTCGTGCATCTACTGCTACGCCGCCCCGATTGTCACCCAAAGATTGTTTTCCGGTAGTTCGCCATGCTCGCAGAAGCGGCGGTTTATCGCTGAGTATAGGCAGCACACGTTCTCACCGTACTGGCTTTTATACGACGACACTAGGACCGGCATGCAGATGTCGAAAAATATCAAGGTTATCGATAAAGATAAGGACGCAAACGAATCCCGTAGGTGCGACGGTACGATCCCTGCTGATTCCGAGGAGGACGCTAACGGGAACGAGTATAATGTCTCACAGCCGCAAGCGGTCCAACTGGATATGAATAATATCCAGAATATCGAACTGAATGGCAATGAGTTGCAAGCGTTTCGGCTAGACAAAGAGCAGATAACAGCGGAATTCGTTGTTGAAGAGAGTCCGTCGGCCGACCCGCCGGAATCAAAATGGCCCGAACAGAACGTCAAGTCTGTAAGCACACGTAGCGACAGTAACGACCCGGAAAATACGCAGTTATTGCCGAATCTGAAGAAC ATGAGTCCTAAGGATCTAGTTGATCGGGATGTAATCTCTGATAGCACTGCTACGGAACGGGGCATCCCGAACTCGAAAGCGAGAGACTAA
- the LOC124306656 gene encoding Kv channel-interacting protein 2-like isoform X3: MKARKSRGDKKGELEELTGVLASTGGGALTLGGRHRPEELTTLAATTRFSRKEIQLIYRGFKQECPSGLVDEEAFKQIFSQFFPQGDASQYAHYVFNTMKRKQSGKISFEEFLTILSKVSRGSVEEKLQWVFGLYDLDGDGLISKDEMLDVVGSIYEMLGRYTQPQCAEPQLAAREHVERIFHLMDTNKDGVVTIEELVQWCSKDEQLLRSLDTLDTVL; the protein is encoded by the exons ATGAAAGCCCGAAAGAGTCGCGGAGATAAAA AGGGTGAGCTTGAAGAATTGACCGGAGTGTTGGCCAGTACCGGAGGGGGAGCTTTGACGCTCGGGGGACGCCACAGGCCGGAAGAGTTGACTACGCTGGCTGCAACCACTCGGTTTTCACGTAAGGAAATCCAGCTCATCTACAGAGGATTCAAGCAAGAGTGTCCTTCCGGTCTCGTGGACGAGGAAGCCttcaaacagattttttcCCAATTCTTTCCCCAAGGAG ATGCGAGTCAATACGCGCACTATGTATTCAATACGATGAAGCGCAAACAGTCCGGTAAAATAAGCTTTGAG GAATTTCTAACTATTTTATCAAAAGTATCCCGTGGGTCGGTCGAAGAGAAACTCCAATGGGTATTTGGGCTCTATGATCTGGATGGTGACGGGCTGATTAGCAAAGACGAGATGCTGGATGTTGTTGGTTCGATTTATGAAATGCTTGGACGATACACGCAGCCCCAATGCGCTGAGCCTCAATTAGCGGCCCGGGAGCACGTCGAACGTATATTTCAC TTAATGGATACAAATAAGGATGGTGTGGTGACAATCGAGGAATTGGTCCAGTGGTGTTCCAAAGATGAGCAGCTTCTTCGCAGCTTGGACACCCTAGATACAGTATTGTGA
- the LOC124306656 gene encoding Kv channel-interacting protein 2-like isoform X2, translated as MPGTSMQLYIRKGELEELTGVLASTGGGALTLGGRHRPEELTTLAATTRFSRKEIQLIYRGFKQECPSGLVDEEAFKQIFSQFFPQGDASQYAHYVFNTMKRKQSGKISFEEFLTILSKVSRGSVEEKLQWVFGLYDLDGDGLISKDEMLDVVGSIYEMLGRYTQPQCAEPQLAAREHVERIFHLMDTNKDGVVTIEELVQWCSKDEQLLRSLDTLDTVL; from the exons ATGCCCGGGACCTCCATGCAGCTATACATACGCA AGGGTGAGCTTGAAGAATTGACCGGAGTGTTGGCCAGTACCGGAGGGGGAGCTTTGACGCTCGGGGGACGCCACAGGCCGGAAGAGTTGACTACGCTGGCTGCAACCACTCGGTTTTCACGTAAGGAAATCCAGCTCATCTACAGAGGATTCAAGCAAGAGTGTCCTTCCGGTCTCGTGGACGAGGAAGCCttcaaacagattttttcCCAATTCTTTCCCCAAGGAG ATGCGAGTCAATACGCGCACTATGTATTCAATACGATGAAGCGCAAACAGTCCGGTAAAATAAGCTTTGAG GAATTTCTAACTATTTTATCAAAAGTATCCCGTGGGTCGGTCGAAGAGAAACTCCAATGGGTATTTGGGCTCTATGATCTGGATGGTGACGGGCTGATTAGCAAAGACGAGATGCTGGATGTTGTTGGTTCGATTTATGAAATGCTTGGACGATACACGCAGCCCCAATGCGCTGAGCCTCAATTAGCGGCCCGGGAGCACGTCGAACGTATATTTCAC TTAATGGATACAAATAAGGATGGTGTGGTGACAATCGAGGAATTGGTCCAGTGGTGTTCCAAAGATGAGCAGCTTCTTCGCAGCTTGGACACCCTAGATACAGTATTGTGA